One window of Quercus robur chromosome 5, dhQueRobu3.1, whole genome shotgun sequence genomic DNA carries:
- the LOC126725157 gene encoding F-box protein At3g26010-like, protein MAEGALFAAAHGIIEKLAGQIVRELDCRWAFKDEITNLEKSLFAVKAALQDAEAKQHNSEAIKPWLTRPKDAMCDVDDLLDQIFNVDLRRQLMTCDKICIDLNRINLESIWGSAGKSCSSFMRPRSVDFGQMEVGMKNRMVTLDLEIGMIGWRNVKVLKNRNSEVGRLQKLLTRIEDLPISLLLEILYRLDLKSAMRCKSVARQWCYLISDPSFANDFVRLHASSVVDRPFALLLHYVDKQIKKRHLLATSEEPEFKSLTYIPPIYQHDNIEVTVQASCNDLLLCCANMVGNDAGSGPMSVYYVINPISRQWTALPPMPELARARVGFICWYDTALHKQLSYRVMRIPEFKGESAEFSVEIFSSDTGKWTQSVGLCPQGFQLDVFAFPGVPYNGLLFWWSSTDCLVGFDPNTSKCCQFFEKPVELNPSHGIERLGVCHGTLRICQISGYPYEVADPCLRVWELKDYDEGGKWNLEHELYFDKMVSEKSPWLTEYLSKKYPTVAVLAYHPNDREVVYLMIKFKVVFCNLRRKTLEVVCDIPTADYFYHGCNVFTFVLPCWPTPIPFQTEKAT, encoded by the exons ATGGCAGAAGGAGCTCTTTTTGCCGCCGCTCATGGAATCATCGAAAAATTGGCCGGCCAAATAGTCCGGGAATTGGACTGTCGGTGGGCTTTCAAAGACGAGATTACAAACCTTGAGAAGTCACTTTTCGCTGTCAAAGCTGCGCTTCAGGATGCAGAGGCGAAGCAACACAACAGTGAAGCGATCAAACCGTGGCTGACAAGGCCTAAGGATGCCATGTGTGATGTGGATGACTTGCTGGATCAAATCTTTAATGTGGATTTGAGACGGCAATTGATGACCTGTGACAAGATTTGCATAGATCTCAAccg GATTAATCTGGAATCGATTTGGGGTTCGGCAGGGAAATCTTGCTCCAGTTTCATGCGCCCCCGTTCCGTAGATTTTGGGCAGATGGAGGTTGGAATGAAAAATCGGATGGTAACACTGGATTTGGAAATTGGAATGATAGGTTGGAGGAATgtgaaagttttgaaaaatcgGAATTCGGAAGTCGGAAGATTACAGAAGCTATTGACGAGAATAGAGGATCTCCCAATTTCCCTACTGTTAGAAATCCTGTATCGGCTGGATCTGAAATCCGCGATGCGATGCAAATCTGTGGCAAGGCAATGGTGCTATCTTATCTCTGATCCCTCTTTTGCCAACGATTTTGTTAGGCTCCACGCATCTTCAGTTGTGGATCGTCCCTTTGCCTTGCTCCTCCACTACGTTGATAAGCAGATAAAGAAGAGACACCTCCTCGCGACATCGGAGGAACCGGAATTTAAATCCTTGACTTATATACCACCAATATATCAACATGACAATATTGAGGTCACTGTTCAAGCTTCCTGTAATGACTTGCTATTATGCTGCGCAAACATGGTTGGCAATGATGCAGGGTCTGGTCCTATGAGCGTTTACTATGTGATAAATCCAATTAGTAGGCAATGGACTGCCCTGCCTCCCATGCCTGAACTTGCAAGGGCTCGGGTTGGGTTCATATGTTGGTATGACACTGCTCTTCATAAGCAACTTAGTTATAGGGTGATGCGCATTCCTGAATTTAAGGGTGAGTCAGCAGAATTCAGTGTAGAGATATTCTCATCTGACACAGGTAAATGGACTCAGTCTGTGGGGTTGTGCCCACAAGGATTTCAGTTGGATGTCTTTGCCTTCCCCGGTGTTCCCTATAACGGTTTGCTTTTCTGGTGGAGCAGCACTGATTGCCTTGTTGGGTTTGATCCAAACACCAGTAAATGCTGCCAATTCTTTGAGAAGCCCGTAGAATTGAACCCATCCCATGGAATTGAGCGTCTTGGTGTGTGTCATGGTACCTTGAGGATATGCCAGATTTCAGGTTACCCTTATGAGGTTGCTGATCCTTGTTTACGTGTTTGGGAGCTCAAGGACTATGATGAAGGAGGCAAATGGAACTTAGAGCACGAGCTGTATTTTGACAAAATGGTTTCAGAAAAATCTCCTTGGCTCACAGAATACCTAAGCAAGAAATATCCAACTGTGGCAGTCTTAGCCTATCATCCAAATGATAGAGAAGTTGTGTATTTGATGATTAAATTCAAGGTGGTATTTTGCAACTTGAGGAGAAAAACACTGGAAGTGGTCTGTGATATTCCGACTGCTGACTACTTTTACCATGGCTGCAATGTCTTCACCTTTGTGCTCCCCTGTTGGCCAACTCCCATTCCCTTTCAGACGGAGAAGGCCACCTAA
- the LOC126725160 gene encoding uncharacterized protein LOC126725160, which produces MAPTFSRAVASRSVIVERLAEDVTENDLRRAFSAVGLVDYVDILRHNRGLVVFVSDTDARRAMNDLDGILLNGKKMKIIWVKNLVHFITNAGEVINPKEVPVFVHEARQKLVASINMQGLNDIQDFCQCLNKSLSNFKHTSPLENISLQNPWPGYEVVYKHVDSIINANEEIVPNEKDPNEGFEQWFLSVVNKIEFSVL; this is translated from the exons ATGGCTCCTACTTTTTCTAGAGCCGTGGCTTCACGATCGGTGATCGTGGAGCGTCTTGCTGAAGATGTCACCGAGAACGATCTCCGGAGAGCATTCTCTGCGGTGGGTTTGGTGGACTATGTGGACATCCTTCGTCATAATCGTGGCTTGGTTGTGTTTGTATCGGATACTGATG CAAGGAGGGCTATGAATGATCTAGATGGCATCCTGCTGAAtgggaagaaaatgaagatcaTCTGGGTGAAGAATCTAGTCCATTTTATCACTAATGCTGGAGAAGTAATAAATCCCAAAGAAGTTCCAGTTTTTGTCCATGAAGCTAGGCAGAAACTCGTTGCATCAATCAACATGCAAGGTTTGAATGACATCCAAGATTTCTGTCAATGCCTTAACAAATCATTGAGCAATTTTAAACATACTAGTCCTTTGGAGAACATTAGCCTGCAAAATCCATGGCCTGGGTATGAAGTTGTATACAAACATGTTGACAGCATCATTAATGCCAATGAAGAGATTGTGCCAAACGAAAAAGACCCAAACGAGGGTTTTGAGCAGTGGTTCCTTAGTGTGGTCAACAAAATAGAGTTCTCTGTGTTGTAA